agtagatggtcacatgtttgtttgttatcatctcgaaatatggcatttgcgagatttctaactcagataatcaaattaagagcacagttctcagattatccaattaaaagagttagattagataacgctggtgaattcacatcccaagcttttaatgattattgtatggtatcagggattgaagtagagcattctgttgctcatgttcatacacaaaatggtttggcagaatcattaattaaacggctgcaactaattgcaaggccattgatcatgagatcaaaactcccaacctctgtatggggacatgctattttgcatgcagaagcactaattcggataagaccaagtgcataccatagatattccccattacagttagcatttggaaaagaaccaaatatctctcatctaaaaatctttggttgtgcggtttatattccaatagcaccaccacaacgtacaaagatgggaccgcaaagacggttgggaatatatattggctatgattctccatcaataataagatacctagaaccacaaactggtgatgtgtttacggcacgatttgccgattgtcatttcaatgagaaagaattcccaactctagggggagacaataaacaagtaggaaaagagatcaaatggagtgtaccatcgttattacaccttgatcctcctacgaaacagtcagaactagaagttcgacgtatcatgcatttacaaaatatagcaaatcagctacctgatgcatttgctgataccaaaatggtaactaaatcacatatacccgctgcaaatactcctgctcgtattgaaataccacaaaatggtggaacggcagttgatacacgtgaatcaggaacacgtttaaagcgcggtagacctattggttcaaaggataaacttcctagaaaacgtaaggaatgtgaaaagcatgatactcccaaaataacagaaaatattttggacgaagaaaattgtgaatctaatgacaatataaagcatcttgaatctgaaggaaatcatgagatttctatcaattacatccataatggaaagatatggaaacgaaatgagatggatgatattgatgacgttttctcataccttttagcaaaggaaataaatgaagaaaacgaagatccagaaccaaagtctgtatatgaatgtcaaaagagacatgactggataaaatggaaagatgcaattcaagtcgaattagattcgcttaacaaacgaaatgtattcggacctattgtgctcacacccaaagatgtaaaaccagttgggtacaaatgggtgtttgtccgaaaaagaaatgagaaaaacgagattacaagatacaaagctcgtctcgtagcccaaggtttctctcaaaggccaggaattgattatgaggaaacttattctcctgtcatggacgcaatcacatttagattcctgatgagcctagcggccaatgaaaatttagaaatgcgtctcatggatgtcgttacggcatatttatatggatcattagatactgatatctatatgagaatcccagatggatttaaaatgccagaaacgttaagttccaaacctaaagagttatgtgcaataaaattgcaaagatcattatatgggttaaaacaatctggacgaatgtggtataatcgtctcagcgaacacttaacaaaagaaggatacacgaatgatcctatatgcccttgtgttttcataaagaaaacaacatccggatttgtgataatcgcggtgtacgttgatgatcttaatattattggaactcaaaacgaaatccaaaaggcatcaaactatctgaaaggagaatttgagatgaaagatctcggccagacaaaatattgtctaggattacaaattgagcattctcgaaagggtatatttgtacaccagtctacatataccaaacgagtattgaaacgctttaacatggataaagcaactcctcttagcaccccgatggtcgttagatcacttaatgttgaaaatgatccgtttcgaccatctgaggaaaatgaagaaatacttggtcctgaaactccatatttaagtgcaattggagctcttatgtatcttgcaaattgtactcgacctgacatatcttttgccattaatcttttagcgagattcagttcgtctcctacgcgaagacattggaatggaattaaacatgtcttccGTTACTttcaaggaacaactgatttaggcttgttttatcctaaaagttcaaaaggtcgattggttttgcagatgcaggttatttgtcagatccacacaaagctcgatcccagacaggatatgtttttacaattggaggcaccgccatatcttggcgttctcagaagcagacacttgttgctacttcttcaaatcacgctgagatcattgcactccatgaagcaagtagagaatgtgtatggctaagatcaataagccgacacatctgttcaagcagtgggattaACGAAAATaaggagccaactattctatatgaagataacgcggcatgtgttgctcaaacgaaggaaggatatatcaaaagcgatagaaccaaacacatacctccgaagttcttctcatacactcaagagctcgagaagaataaagagattgaagtaagatatgttcgatcatgcgacaatgcagccgacctcttcacaaaatcactccctacctcggtattcagaaaacacatccacaacattgggatgcgccatcagaaggatctatgactgttcattcgagggagagcttacgtagttgtactctttttaccttactatggtttttcccattgggttttcctggaaaggtttttaacgaggcaacaaagacgttaagcgagagcggatagtgacaccggcccccaagggggagtgttacgaaagtcTAAAGGAGGAGCCGTAatgtttgaaatataaaaagatgtggggcccgctgcactatttacACAGTAGATTTTttctctatataaacgatcgattTCGATCGTTTAGAAGAACACACCAAAAACTCTTCTCTTCTCCTTAATAAGAAACACTATCTCTCTATATCAGTGTTATTATTTCTACGGGTATAATATTTTGCCCTTATTCAAATTCCcgcgatataataaaatttcagttctttttataacaatgAGAATAATTTTCAATCTCCACTTTTATTGCCAACGTTTAGATTGTGGGCTATATAAATCCATGATAATCTAATTACAAAGTTACTCACCTTcattacaattaaaaataacaatctcTTGCAATTTTTTCTTGTCTCTGAGAGTTTAACATAATTCTAGATTCAACAGATTTTGGTTCTCAAGTGATGTAAAATTGAAGATATAAACAGTTGTATCATGTGATTTTTGAACGTATTCAAGCCTGACACACTAGTACACTACATATGTTTAAAGATTTAAATCGAGAAATATTAGTTTTGATTctcttttcaatttgtttttaatctaaatatgatattatttaaaaaaaactatgatattatttttggttatttatttatcaattttaaCTGGTTGTAGTggttgttttatatattagattgcAAATCTTGTAAATATGGTGCATACAGTCTTATAAGTTATATGCGTTTAAAGAATTAAGACTCAACACATATTTACAAGATTGTCAATCTAATATGTGAAGCACagtcaaaatctataaataaataaaagtaatacCAAAACTGGCTTAAAAATGGATTGAAAATGGATCGAAACGGGTCAagattaatatcttttaattttttaatcactTGTAATGTATTTGTTTGGGTATGTTCAAGAATCCTGTGATGCAGCTGTTCATATCTTTAGTCTCGCAACATTTAAAAACCAAAGTATGTCAAACTCATAAGACCATAACTATGTTATACTTTtggacaagaaaaaaaaaatgcaaaaaattgtAGTTTTGTTTGTATTGGAGGTGTGTACTTTGGAATGAAATGATCATGGCTTTATTTCATCTATTTGATCacggcttttttttttttgttattgaataAAGTCCTCAAAGGGGTATCAACCAAACGGTTGAGGATTAAACAAACCAAAGTAACTGAATCCAAATAAAGAAGCTAACAAAACCCAAAGACACCAGTAAGCGCCATGAAACAAGATAAAACTCAAAGGGAAGAAAGGAGAAAGACATCTTCCTGCTCAGAGGTATGCACCGACTCTGAGATACATGATAGCGATCATCAGACTAACGCCATAGCTTCTCTTCTAATGCGAGACTCCAGCCAACCCGGACCATTCGCAGACATATAAGATTGATGGTGCTGGATATGTAAAGCACTGTCTGCGATTGCAGAGGCAATAAGGTTCCCACTTAGAGATGTCAAAACTAATTTGCAAACCTCCAGTTGTGCAATAGATCTGTTGAATTTCCTCCAGTGGGGTTGGAGCGATTGTGGTAAGTTAGAAGTCGACAATGTCACTGGGGACATAGTTGAAGAGAACTCCAGAATTACTCTGCTTAGGTTTAGATGTCTCATTGCCTCCACTGCCCATCCCAAAGCCACTAGATCAGCTTCCAACTGTGAGCATATACCAACAAAGGATCGTCTACTAGGAAAAAGGGATTTCCCATACAGTGCCGTCCCATACTTTTGGGAGGCTTAAAgcctgaaaaaaaaatgtggccTCCAATACAAAAATTTGTGGTGCAAAAATAATCAATTGGTGACAATTCGTCATGTGAAAgtgttgttaaagggtgaggtcttGGGTTCGAGTAACGCCAAGCGCACCAATAACCTATATGGGAGAGTCAGTGAAGACTCACATGTGAGAGGTTAGGATCGGTGCTCTGCAGGGCGAGTCTGGAACCTATGAAACATGTAGTTACCATGGGGCAGGTTGTTACAATAAGTGAAAATACCTAGGAATTTTGCTAGAGAAAGGTTCGAACTAGTAGCCAAAAGGTCAAATTTTGGATTACTTCACCATTAAaccaaacaaatattttgaaaaatgtgGCCTTCTAATCACACTTTTATTTTGTGGCCTAAAGCAAATGCTTTATGTGCCTTATAGAAGGAACGGGCCTGTTCCCATATGAATCCCTTACAATCCACGCCATCCCTCCGTGACCATTACTTGAAGACCACGCTGATCCCACATTGCAGTTGACTACGCCCAAGGGAGGTTTCGTCCACATATTTGAGTTCGTTTCTTCACACGTAATCTCAGTAACATCATTTGGAATAAAGGAGTTCAACCGAAGCCATACTGCTGCTTCCTCCAAAGCCTTATCTAAGGTGATAGCAGGCTCAATCCTTCTTTTCTCAAAACAGAACATATTCCtatttttccatatataccaaaGCACCCAAGGGAAGGCTAGACGAAGCTTGGGGTCCAAGGAATTCTTCTTGCTGCAAGAGAAGAGATAGTGTATATTCAAGAAAACCGAGGAGCGTGAGAAACCTACCAGAGGGAGAGGAATCGAAGATCTGTCCCATACTTCTTTCGCCATTGGCTTTATTCATTTATCTTTTATCGTGGCTTTTATATAGTTCACAATCCAAATGTTGACGATAAAAGTAATTATATTGATGTGCACTAAGGTATAGgttacaaaatcaaaatcaattttgCATTTACTCCCCCAAACTCACGTTGGCCATcataattagaaaatatatttcccTTATTCTATCTTTTAGCTTTGTAACCACAAAGTTCAGAATAAAAAATCTAGACCAATAAATCTAATTTCGTTTCTAATCTATTGGctcatttattaaatttcaaaacatgAAATTGGGGTTGGTCCGaatcactttttcaagaatcaaagttttaaacttttttgtaCTTTCTCAACTTTAAATAGAAGAGAAAATTTGctcaaaataaaatacaagagaaattaaatttcatatttctaATGTGAAATACTTTACAAATAACACagtttaaacttttatttttcattcaaaCAAACTTCGTTTTGACATATAATTACACCGTTTCATAGTGCTCATAATAAGAAATCCAACAATTCTAAGATCCTATCATTTCAACAATTAAATTGTCTAGAAAAGCTACGGGGATATTGGCGAAAGCCATTTATCCTGAATACAGTTCCAATAGTTTGTTCCTTCTTGtgtttctattatattattttttagtttctgCTGGTGTGTGTTGGTTGAGACTATTGTTGTTCTAATATATATGGTGTTGTGATTGCCTCCTCGTCCTTTCAGTAGGAACTGAGTAGTGTTCATGATCTCCTCCTTCTCAATCTCAAAAAGATAAAAGACCATGTTTTGTATTTGGATGCGACATCTACATGCAGTATTTGAATACAACATTTGGATGATGTATCCAAACGTGCTTGTCCTTGCAAAAGGAACTGAGTGGTGTTCGTGTTCTCCTCCTTTCAGTTCGTTGGCTTTCTCAACCTTGACAAGGTAAAGCTACACCAGGCCTCTATACTTGGGAGTTTTATATTGCTTCCTGTTTAAAACAAATTGTATACCCTTGAAACTTAAAGTTCTCGTTTTGTCTTGCATAATGcgtttattattaatgttcttgTATTTTTACATgtagtactttttttttaacaacaactTTGATACTTTATCCCCTACTTTGAACagtaaaatttagtaaaaagaCTTTATGATAAAACTGGTTCTACATGATAACGTTTAAATGGAGAGTCTCGTAACAATCCTATCCATTTCCCCTCTAGAAAAACCctacaattttaatttatttagattGTAATAAAAGGGTTTTTTATTTGAATGATTTTTCATCTAGCTGAAGAGACTTTGCAACTTTTAAAGACATTCAACAACACCTTAAGTTGTACGTACGTTTCGCTTTCAGTGATCAGCACCTCTTGGAACATGAGAAGGAGAGTGGTGAATGCCTTAGATTGGAGATGTCAAAGAGCTCCATGAATCTCTGGTCTGAGATCCTAGCTTTGGAAGCTGCAAATCTCTGGTACTCGTCGAAGATGGAAGACAAACACCATCTCTGTATCTTCCTCACACACCCGACTAGACATCCGGTCCGGTGCTGAAACCAAGCGACAAGATAAATTAGGAAAGATTGTGAGACAAGGGTTTCAcacaggagagagagagatttcaaTATAACCTTGCCACTTTTGCAGTGAATTAAGACAGGATGATTCTCTGTATCTGGTATACCTCATCAAATTAGACGGTTtcaatgttccaaaaaaaaaaaaaaaagcctcaAGGACAAGATGTTTTAGAgaggcaaaaagaaaaaaaggttaCCTAGGAGTACTTGTAATGCTTCTCGGATAACTTGGTCCGGGATATTAACAAAGGGTTCCTGAAAAAGGAGAGAAACATCTAATCTCAGTAGCATCCATTTAATATAATTCCATATCATATTTAGATGATTCCTAAGTAAAAAAAGATGAGCAAACTGGGTCAAAGACAAGAAACACTTTGTAACTCAAAGACAAAACGAGTTTACTGAAATTTCCTATATTTcccattaattaatatatagaggagAGAGCACAGGATATGCTATATCCCCAATCAATTACTGACCAAGTCAATCTCTGGTTATCATCTCAATCACAAACATGGAAAAAAACTAAATCAGTTTAACAGATATTAGGTGCAGAGAATTTGAAGCAACAGCATATAACGTCACACTATGCAAACAAATAGGATAAGCAATAATAAACAATCATTACCATAAAAGAAAGTGATAAAAGATTTATATCAATGTAATCAAATCATCCTCACCTTGCATCTCTCGATTCCAAACTGAAACACTTGGATCCCATTCGATTTGGCAAACTCTACATTCACCTCTGGATATGGCTCAGGGCACAAGTATCTACATCAACAACATATCAGAGACTGAACACAGAGAGGAAACATTTGTGGATTATACGACGTACGATTCTCTAACCAAGACGACGACGGAATCAAAAACGGAGAGATTACATGATGGATCGGAGTCGCAGAGACTGGAGGAAGCTGAAACTAACCGGTTCAGGGAAACCTGAACGGAATATTCCGTTATCCACCATAGCGAAGTTGAGCGGCGGCACgaaaatctctctctctttctcggTCTCGATCGGTGAGTTCTCTGACTGAGGTACGGTGTGTACATCGCCGTTGTAACTCTCCAACGTCATGGTGACGATAAAAAGGAAGAGGGCTTTTTCGGATTTGAATTGTTTCTTTTAAAAGAGTCGATGGATAATATTTTAGGGATTCATCAGAAAGGTTTTGTTGGATTCTTTGGAAGAAGGAATCTTGAAACGGATCTTCAAGAATATTCCTTTGCCATTCTCCTTCTCCTTTAAAGCCAATGAAAAATGATGAATAATCAAATTCATTAATTAAGTATTTTTCCCCTTTTGATTAAAGAGCCAATattatgtgaaaaaaaaaacatataaaatgcaAGCATGGGAACCGGTCTATACGCACACAACACCACTCTTCAccaaaaaagtatatttttcatattatcAAAAACTTCTAAACCAAAGTCCTTTATCCGAAATTATTTATTCAACCCAAAACTTTCTCTTTAACTTTCAGGGCCAGGTTTGCTCACAATTCTGAACAACCGTATGAACAAAACACCCTTCAAGCACGATTATCGGCAGTATATTAACACaggtttcaaaaataaaaaagcttaaaataatgaaaagttaagagagaagaaagagaaaggTTCTAAACTAACAACTTTTGGATATGGTTTTCTGACTCATATACACATGTGTTAGTATTTTATTGGTCCTAATttttacagaaaaa
This genomic stretch from Brassica napus cultivar Da-Ae chromosome C9, Da-Ae, whole genome shotgun sequence harbors:
- the LOC106366906 gene encoding probable tyrosine-protein phosphatase DSP4 isoform X2, which codes for MTLESYNGDVHTVPQSENSPIETEKEREIFVPPLNFAMVDNGIFRSGFPEPVSFSFLQSLRLRSIIYLCPEPYPEVNVEFAKSNGIQVFQFGIERCKEPFVNIPDQVIREALQVLLDTENHPVLIHCKSGKHRTGCLVGCVRKIQRWCLSSIFDEYQRFAASKARISDQRFMELFDISNLRHSPLSFSCSKRC
- the LOC106366906 gene encoding uncharacterized protein LOC106366906 isoform X3; the protein is MYTPYLSQRTHRSRPRKRERFSCRRSTSLWWITEYSVQVSLNRLVSASSSLCDSDPSCNLSVFDSVVVLVRESYLCPEPYPEVNVEFAKSNGIQVFQFGIERCKEPFVNIPDQVIREALQVLLAPDRMSSRVCEEDTEMVFVFHLRRVPEICSFQS
- the LOC106366906 gene encoding probable tyrosine-protein phosphatase DSP4 isoform X1, giving the protein MYTPYLSQRTHRSRPRKRERFSCRRSTSLWWITEYSVQVSLNRLVSASSSLCDSDPSCNLSVFDSVVVLVRESYLCPEPYPEVNVEFAKSNGIQVFQFGIERCKEPFVNIPDQVIREALQVLLDTENHPVLIHCKSGKHRTGCLVGCVRKIQRWCLSSIFDEYQRFAASKARISDQRFMELFDISNLRHSPLSFSCSKRC